A genome region from Eurosta solidaginis isolate ZX-2024a chromosome 2, ASM4086904v1, whole genome shotgun sequence includes the following:
- the LOC137241837 gene encoding putative nuclease HARBI1: protein MPRLSEKLKLKRLYKDILVNDLLMLEISDENDENKKRKEDEIWEDFTFAMVAFTEIRYGYDFVHHSVPKSHQFLQDVWPDLDERRFRTIARVSRSTFQVLYDLIKDDEIFNGPRSCKQFSLETQLLVVLYRLGSSGEGATISKIASLFGVSDGGAIQNMTNRIFQAILKVRQQFVYWPDSAESQSLVAETFDELPHCIGYVDGTEIKLAEKPLDDPEAYFSRKHVYSLKAQAVCDYKLRIRHLVLGFPGSVHDARIYNKCSLVTQASSLFTGAQWLSGDSAYKLTSTVITPYRSTSTEMTSHERNAFNRQFSQYRIRIEHCYGILKERFNSLKELRVTIRNDESVKFACRWILVCAILHNIVIQQKDDNTDITDITEGDIGGEDEEGPETPNWSSSEGEAKRRAILTFMHASH from the exons atgccaagattaagtgaaaaattaaaactaaaacgtctctacaaagatattcttgtaaatgacttgctgatgttggagatttctgatgaaaatgacg agaataaaaaaaggaaagaggACGAAATTTGGGAGGATTTCACGTTTGCTATGGTAGCGTTCACTGAGATAAGGTATGGGTATGACTTTGTTCACCATTCCGTCCCTAAATCTCACCAGTTTTTGCAAGACGTATGGCCTGACTTAGATGAAAGAAGGTTTCGAACAATTGCTCGAGTTAGCCGCTCAACGTTCCAAGTGTTGTATGACTTGATCAAGGACGACGAAATATTCAACGGTCCGCGCTCTTGCAAGCAGTTCTCGCTAGAAACGCAACTTTTAGTTGTTTTATATCGCCTGGGCTCAAGTGGAGAGGGTGCCACGATAAGCAAAATTGCGAGTTTGTTTGGTGTTAGCGATGGCGGAGCAATACAG AACATGACGAACAGAATATTTCAAGCCATTTTGAAGGTGAGACAGCAGTTTGTGTACTGGCCAGACAGTGCTGAGAGTCAAAGTTTAGTAGCTGAAACTTTTGACGAGTTGCCCCACTGTATTGGCTATGTTGATGGCACTGAAATAAAGTTAGCCGAGAAACCGCTTGACGATCCGGAAGCTTACTTTTCTAGGAAGCATGTGTATTCATTGAAAGCGCAGGCTGTGTGCGACTATAAGCTACGAATCCGTCATTTGGTGCTCGGCTTCCCTGGAAGCGTCCACGATGCCAGAATATACAACAAATGTAGTTTAGTGACCCAAGCTTCAAGCTTGTTTACAGGTGCACAATGGCTGTCAGGCGACAGTGCTTATAAATTAACAAGTACTGTTATAACCCCCTACAGATCCACCTCTACAGAAATGACTTCGCATGAGCGAAATGCATTTAACCGCCAATTTAGCCAATATCGAATAAGAATTGAGCATTGTTATGGTATATTGAAGGAGCGCTTTAACAGTTTAAAAGAGCTCAGAGTTACGATACGAAATGATGAGTCGGTTAAATTTGCTTGTAGGTGGATACTAGTATGTGCAATTCTACACAACATTGTCATACAGCAAAAAGACGATAACACTGACATAACCGACATAACTGAGGGTGATATTGGTGGCGAGGATGAAGAGGGGCCTGAAACACCAAATTGGTCTAGCAGCGAGGGTGAAGCAAAACGGCGTGCTATTCTAACTTTTATGCACGCATCACATTAA
- the LOC137241838 gene encoding uncharacterized protein — protein sequence MEENTKQKSKRRRVNPSHRWTESENMDLIEAVADATRGRPESFEKPTAERFYTRIKSMASSLGQIEWMSLKCKMRYLKASYVSALDWKNKTGSGLLASGDESSVTAYIQKYAQISICLLIYLGSAKM from the exons ATGGAGGAG aacacaaaacaaaaatccaaACGAAGAAGAGTAAATCCATCACACCGATGGACAGAATCAGAAAATATGGATTTAATTGAAGCAGTTGCTGACGCAACTAGAGGCCGGCCGGAGTCTTTTGAG AAGCCGACAGCCGAACGCTTCTACACAAGAATAAAATCAATGGCAAGCAGTCTAGGACAAATAGAATGGATGTCATTAAAATGCAAAATGAGATACCTCAAGGCATCGTACGTGTCTGCTCTCGATTGGAAGAACAAGACGGGGTCTGGTTTGTTGGCCAGTGGTGACGAGTCTAGTGTGAcagcatacatacaaaaatatgcccAAATTTCGATATGCTTGCTGATATATTTGGGCAGCGCAAAAATGTAA